aaatgaaaaaagttATATTGGTATTAAAGTCGAGGGACGAAGGGTCATCATTGTAAGACGCAGTCACAACGGAAAATTATATGCATGGTAAACAAAAGGGGTCATCATTGTTACGTATGCGGTTTAACATAGATATTGGTATTAAAGTCGAGGGACGAAAGGTCATCATTGTAGTAATTAATATTTTGGATGTTCATTAATTAAAAGTTAtttcatgcacatgtgcatcattacaTTAATGTTGTTTTGTATTAATATAATTTGTATAAACATATTGAGTTTATGAATGCAGATGTGAAAAAAGTTGTAAAAAAGGACATGAAGGTGAGGAATAATGAACGGAAACAGGTGGAAACACCAAACAAAGGTGTTGGTGAGGTGCGCATGGTAAAGAACAGAAGGTTATCAACATCTAAAGTTGGTGATAAAGATGACAATGTTGTTGATGGTATGTgttattttgaatttttaatcaatattcaaaatgcacatgtgcattagtGTGTACAAACATTTCATACATGTATTAATGTGTTTGCACATAGGTTAAACATAAAAAATTGGAATGGGCAACGAGTGATAATTTCAACGATTGCGGTGTGTTCGCTATGCGACACGTGGAGATGTACAAATGGAGCGATGTCAAGTTTGAAAGCGGTTTTAGTACGCGGAAAGATATTCAAGACATGCAACTGAAAAACTTGAGGATGAAGATATCAACAAAACTGTTATTATCAGAGGCAAACATGTACAAGGAAACTGTCATGGAACTTGCAAAAGAGAAAACACGTGGTTTGAGAGATGA
The sequence above is drawn from the Helianthus annuus cultivar XRQ/B chromosome 12, HanXRQr2.0-SUNRISE, whole genome shotgun sequence genome and encodes:
- the LOC118484956 gene encoding uncharacterized protein LOC118484956, with the translated sequence MTMLLMVKHKKLEWATSDNFNDCGVFAMRHVEMYKWSDVKFESGFSTRKDIQDMQLKNLRMKISTKLLLSEANMYKETVMELAKEKTRGLRDENMRKTLDKEAMKQEKCWNMLDKWKNEDKFEGMS